The following are from one region of the Lynx canadensis isolate LIC74 chromosome D4, mLynCan4.pri.v2, whole genome shotgun sequence genome:
- the INSL6 gene encoding insulin-like peptide INSL6 — translation MPRLLCLCLLWLGLPLVRFSRELSDISRARRLCGRHLMKEIIKLCGNVSWHFLKEETPKIQLFPQANEKIETFIPDRLESSQTTFPAWARGTNPVSTSASEEEAINSLEMSSLPKYRYKRVNLPPDKIRELSSSQDTNQYIHEILEFQKINRNKIKTLSSVFWGNHPQRKRRGYSEKCCLKGCTKEELSIACFPYIDYKNLQKHAPSVVTEIY, via the exons ATGCCGCGGCTCCTCTGCCTGTGTCTGCTGTGGCTGGGGCTCCCGTTAGTTCGGTTCTCCCGTGAGCTGAGCGACATCAGCAGAGCTAGGAGGCTGTGCGGCAGGCACctcatgaaggaaataataaaactctGTGGCAATGTCAGCTGGCACTTCTTGAAGGAGGAAACCCCCAAGATCCAGCTGTTTCCCCAGGCCAACGAGAAGATTGAGACCTTCATTCCCGACCGGTTGGAAAGCTCCCAAACCACTTTCCCAGCCTGGGCGAGAGGCACAAACCCag TTTCTACTTCTGCCTCTGAGGAAGAAGCAATAAACAGTTTGGAGATGTCGTCACTGCCTAAGTACAGATATAAAAGGGTCAACTTGCCACCAGATAAGATAAGAGAATTGTCCTCATCACAAGATACCAATCAATATATTCATGAAATCTTAGAATTTCAGaagataaacagaaacaaaattaaaaccttaagCAGTGTGTTTTGGGGGAACCATCCCCAAAGAAAGCGCAGGGGATACTCAGAAAAGTGTTGTCTTAAAGGATGCACCAAAGAAGAACTCAGCATTGCATGCTTTCCATATATTGATTATAAAAACTTACAGAAACATGCACCATCAGTTGTGACTGAAATATACTAA